A single window of Arcobacter venerupis DNA harbors:
- the xseB gene encoding exodeoxyribonuclease VII small subunit: MQDTKELEQINFEEKIIKAKELLEKLSNPQITLSDSIQVYKTGVKELEDAQKLLDEAKLIFSTANKE, translated from the coding sequence ATGCAAGATACAAAAGAGTTAGAACAAATAAATTTTGAAGAAAAAATCATAAAAGCAAAAGAGCTTTTAGAAAAACTATCAAATCCACAAATTACTTTAAGTGATTCAATTCAAGTATATAAAACAGGTGTAAAAGAGTTAGAAGACGCTCAAAAACTTCTTGATGAAGCAAAACTAATCTTCTCAACTGCAAACAAAGAATAA
- a CDS encoding type I restriction-modification system subunit M, translating to MGEENKRRLEQQLWNIANTLRGKMDADEFRDYILGFIFYKYLSEKMESYANDLLEEDKLIYTSLDEKKDAQYLDAIKEDSIEQLGYFLKPNELFSAVAQRGNGDTNNFILEDLTTILRNIESSTMGHESEDDFEDLFSDIDLTSKKLGRSEEQKNTLIAKVLAHLDNINFELKNHDRDVLGDAYEYLIAQFASNAGKKAGEFYTPQAVSKILAKIVTSGKTKLKSVYDPTCGSGSLLLRVAKEVKDVSNFYGQELNRTTFNLARMNMIMHDVHYRKFDLKQEDTLEHPQHLDKKFEAIVANPPFSAQWSANPLHLSDDRFSQYGRLAPSSKADFAFVQHMIYHLDDNGTMAVVLPHGVLFRGGAEGHIREYLIEDRNYLDAVIGLPANIFYGTSIPTCILVFKKCREDSADVLFIDASKHFEKVKNQNVLRDEDIEKIIDTYTNRKEEDKYSYKASLQEIKENDYNLNIPRYVDTFEEDDVIDLNRVSNDLKALEDDMKATNETIASFCRELNISTPF from the coding sequence ATGGGTGAAGAGAATAAAAGAAGATTAGAACAACAGCTATGGAATATAGCAAATACCCTAAGAGGGAAAATGGATGCCGATGAGTTTCGGGATTATATTCTTGGATTTATTTTTTACAAGTATCTATCTGAAAAAATGGAAAGCTATGCAAATGACCTTTTAGAAGAAGATAAACTTATCTATACTTCACTTGATGAAAAAAAAGATGCACAATACCTTGATGCTATTAAAGAAGATTCTATCGAACAACTTGGATATTTTTTAAAACCAAATGAACTTTTTTCTGCCGTGGCACAAAGGGGAAATGGCGATACAAATAACTTTATACTTGAAGATTTGACTACAATTTTACGAAATATTGAGTCTTCAACTATGGGGCATGAGAGTGAAGATGATTTTGAAGATTTATTTTCTGATATTGATTTAACTTCTAAAAAACTTGGTCGTAGTGAAGAGCAAAAAAACACTCTTATAGCAAAAGTTTTAGCTCACCTTGATAATATAAACTTTGAACTTAAAAACCACGATAGAGATGTTTTAGGTGATGCTTATGAGTATTTAATTGCTCAGTTTGCTTCAAATGCAGGTAAAAAAGCAGGGGAGTTTTATACACCTCAAGCAGTTTCAAAAATCCTTGCTAAAATCGTAACTTCTGGAAAAACAAAACTAAAATCAGTTTATGACCCAACTTGTGGTTCAGGTTCACTTCTTCTTCGTGTAGCAAAAGAGGTTAAAGATGTATCAAACTTTTATGGACAAGAGTTAAATAGAACCACATTCAACCTTGCTCGTATGAATATGATAATGCACGATGTTCACTATCGAAAGTTTGACTTAAAACAAGAAGATACACTAGAACATCCACAACACTTAGATAAAAAATTTGAAGCCATCGTTGCAAATCCACCATTTTCAGCCCAATGGTCAGCAAATCCACTTCACCTGAGTGATGATAGATTTTCTCAATACGGACGCCTTGCGCCATCTTCAAAGGCTGATTTTGCTTTTGTACAACATATGATTTATCATCTTGATGATAATGGAACTATGGCAGTAGTTCTTCCCCATGGTGTACTTTTTCGTGGAGGTGCAGAAGGACATATAAGAGAATATTTGATTGAAGATAGAAACTATCTTGATGCTGTTATTGGATTACCTGCAAATATTTTTTATGGAACTTCTATTCCTACTTGTATTTTGGTCTTTAAAAAGTGTCGTGAAGATAGTGCTGATGTTTTATTTATAGATGCTTCAAAACACTTTGAAAAGGTAAAAAATCAAAATGTTTTAAGAGATGAAGATATTGAAAAAATCATTGATACTTATACAAACAGAAAAGAAGAAGATAAATACTCTTATAAAGCCAGTTTACAAGAGATAAAAGAAAATGACTACAATCTAAATATCCCAAGATATGTTGATACTTTTGAAGAAGATGATGTTATTGATTTGAATAGAGTTTCAAATGATTTAAAAGCTTTAGAAGATGATATGAAAGCAACAAATGAAACTATTGCATCGTTTTGTAGAGAATTAAATATCTCTACACCTTTTTAG
- the radC gene encoding RadC family protein: MKSIKQLENIDKPREKLIKKGATALKDYELLAVLLGSGVQGKDVIKLSHEIIKLFEEDFENLSLEKLSSIHGLGMAKASQILSSIELSKRYLIKQNKKITCSNDVYLELKEYQNKQQEYFLALYLDGANHLIQTKIITIGILNQSLVHPREVFSYAIEKRCASIIVAHNHPSGILEASNEDINVTKRLKESGKILGIELLDHLIITNDGYLSLKEEGVLSN; this comes from the coding sequence ATGAAATCTATCAAACAACTAGAAAACATAGATAAACCAAGAGAAAAACTTATCAAAAAAGGTGCAACTGCACTAAAAGATTATGAACTTTTAGCCGTTCTTTTAGGAAGCGGAGTTCAAGGCAAAGATGTAATAAAACTATCCCATGAAATCATAAAACTTTTTGAAGAGGATTTTGAAAATCTAAGCTTAGAAAAATTATCTTCAATTCATGGTTTAGGAATGGCAAAAGCCTCACAAATATTAAGTTCAATCGAATTATCAAAAAGATATTTAATCAAACAAAACAAAAAAATAACCTGTTCAAATGATGTATATTTGGAGTTAAAAGAGTATCAAAATAAACAACAAGAGTATTTTTTGGCTTTATATCTTGATGGTGCAAATCATCTAATCCAAACAAAAATAATAACAATAGGAATCCTAAATCAAAGCCTAGTTCACCCAAGAGAAGTATTTTCTTACGCAATTGAAAAAAGATGCGCAAGTATAATTGTAGCTCATAATCATCCAAGTGGAATTTTAGAAGCCAGCAATGAAGATATAAATGTAACAAAAAGATTAAAAGAGAGTGGAAAGATATTAGGAATCGAACTACTTGACCATTTGATAATCACAAATGATGGATATTTGAGTTTGAAAGAAGAGGGTGTTTTGTCAAATTAA